The Humulus lupulus chromosome 4, drHumLupu1.1, whole genome shotgun sequence genome has a window encoding:
- the LOC133830117 gene encoding loganic acid O-methyltransferase-like, which translates to MSMMPEVVVRPMNGGNGHYSYTKNSTFQKGGLGFKNIGIWNKCAIGKHIWAIAKKEDNLWVKWIHAVYLKQDDWWDYVAPTSSSWYWKQLVRIKNELKVIFLQGGSSWTRFSIAQMYKLMQSNTEARWKYAAIWDRNGYPKHKFIAWLVLKQRMPTRDRLYRFGISQDMLCLICGCYPESHHHLFFECQFNVDTLLAEGVFTEALFVLAFTSYGELGMQLFGSFRNFSTHFQRKAIEAAKELINKSISEKLDIETLTSCKTFKIADLGCSVGPNTVLAVQTIIDAIVHKFKSQRKTSTSCDHLPEFQVFFNDQASNDFNQLFTSLPPKTLYFAAGVPGSFHRRLFPNASLNFVHSSCAVQWLSRVPPEVLDKSSPAWNKGKVHYSNSSTEVVKAFEDQYAKDLGNFLNVRAQEIVHGGLMALIVPGRPNGTPHSDAYINKAYEYVDSSLIDMAKKVGKIRNEKLDSFNFPIYYASLHEVESVVKQNGWFSLEIMENLPLEKPQPKVMSVTLRAVLEGTIKDHFGDEVDTEELFDLLLCEKLEEAFSITESCESVCLLVLLKRAPDDNR; encoded by the exons ATGAGTATGATGCCAGAAGTGGTGGTACGTCCAATGAATGGTGGAAATGGTCATTACAGCTATACCAAAAACTCAACATTTCAG AAAGGAGGGCTGGGGTTTAAGAATATTGGAATTTGGAATAAGTGTGCCATAGGAAAGCATATCTGGGCCATTGCCAAAAAGGAGGACAATCTGTGGGTGAAGTGGATTCATGCTGTTTATCTTAAGCAGGATGATTGGTGGGACTATGTAGCTCCCACTTCTAGCAGTTGGTACTGGAAGCAGCTGGTGCGGATTAAGAATGAGCTCAAGGTTATATTTTTGCAGGGAGGTTCCAGTTGGACTAGGTTCAGCATTGCTCAAATGTATAAGCTGATGCAGTCTAATACAGAGGCCAGATGGAAGTATGCAGCGATCTGGGACAGGAATGGATACCCTAAGCATAAGTTTATTGCTTGGTTGGTGCTCAAACAGAGGATGCCGACTAGAGATAGATTGTATAGGTTTGGAATCTCTCAAGACATGCTGTGTCTCATTTGTGGCTGTTATCCTGAGAGTCATCATCATCTGTTTTTTGAATGTCAATTCA ATGTAGACACTCTGCTTGCAGAAGGAGTGTTTACAGAAGCTCTATTTGTGCTTGCATTTACTTCATATGGAGAGCTAGGAATGCAGCTCTTTGGAAGCTTCAG AAATTTCTCCACTCATTTTCAGAGAAAAGCTATAGAGGCTGCGAAAGAACTCATCAACAAATCAATATCAGAGAAACTTGACATCGAGACTCTTACTTCTTGTAAAACCTTTAAAATCGCTGACTTGGGCTGCTCAGTTGGGCCTAATACAGTCTTAGCAGTGCAAACCATAATAGATGCCATAGTTCACAAGTTTAAAAGCCAAAGAAAAACCAGTACTTCTTGTGATCACCTCCCTGAGTTTCAAGTGTTTTTCAACGATCAGGCTTCAAATGACTTCAACCAGCTTTTCACATCTCTTCCTCCGAAAACTCTGTACTTCGCGGCGGGGGTGCCTGGTTCATTCCACAGAAGATTATTTCCCAATGCTTCTCTTAATTTTGTTCACTCTTCATGTGCTGTTCAATGGCTTTCTAGAGTTCCACCTGAGGTTTTGGACAAGAGCTCTCCTGCTTGGAACAAAGGGAAAGTTCACTACTCAAACTCCTCGACTGAAGTTGTCAAGGCTTTTGAAGATCAGTATGCTAAGGACTTGGGCAACTTTCTAAATGTTAGAGCACAAGAGATTGTCCATGGAGGTTTGATGGCTCTTATTGTTCCAGGTCGCCCCAATGGAACACCTCACTCTGATGCTTATATCAACAAGGCATATGAATATGTTGACTCTTCTCTTATAGACATGGCCAAGAAGGTA GGCAAGATTCGTAATGAAAAGTTGGATTCTTTTAACTTTCCAATTTATTATGCATCTCTCCATGAAGTGGAATCAGTTGTCAAACAAAACGGTTGGTTTAGCTTAGAGATAATGGAGAACCTACCTCTCGAAAAGCCACAACCCAAAGTGATGTCAGTGACCCTTAGAGCTGTGCTTGAAGGAACCATAAAGGATCATTTTGGTGATGAGGTTGATACTGAAGAGCTCTTTGATCTGCTACTGTGCGAGAAGCTTGAAGAAGCCTTCTCTATCACTGAATCGTGTGAATCAGTTTGCCTCTTGGTCTTACTCAAACGAGCACCAGATGATAATAGATGA